The Leclercia adecarboxylata region GGAAGCAGGTCAGGGCCGCAGAGAACAGGATACCGGCGGCAATCTTTTTGTTTTTGGTATGCGCTTCGTGGTACATCGCCAGACAGGCCGCAGGCAGCGCGAACAGCATCAGCGGGAATTCACCCTGCATGAACTTACCGGCGTTCTGGTAGGTGTCGCTGCTGAAGGATTTGACCCCTTCTTCCAGCATCTTGAACCAGATAGTCTGGTCGCCGTGGATCACCTGGCCCGCCTGGGTGGTGTAATCCCCGAACGAGTACCAGAAAGAGGGATACCAGATGTGGTGCAGACCCAGCGGGATCAGCGCGCGTTCCACCAGACCGAAGATAAAGGTCGAGGCGGCCTGGTTATCGCCGTTCACAATCACCGACAGCGCGTCGATACCGGCCTGGATATGCTGCCAGACGTAGGGCAGCAGCAGTCCCATCACAAACGACAGGAACGCCGTGGCAATCGCCACAAAACGCTTCCCGGAGAAGAAGCCGAGGAACTCCGGCAGCTGCATGGTGTGGAAACGGTTATAGCACCACGCGGCGAGGATCCCACACAGCAGGCCGCCAAAGACGCCCATCTGCAGCGTTGGAATGCCCACTACCATCGCATATTTACCGCCCTGGGAGGCCATCTCCGGCGTGATGCCGAGGACGGTGCCGATGGTAATGTTAGTGACAAACACCGCCACCGCCGCCGACAGCGCCGCGATACCCGATTCAGACGCCAGACCGACGGCAGAGCCGATGGCGAACAGCATCGGCAGGTTATCAAAAATAACGCCGCCCGCGTTCATCATCAGCGGCAGATGGAATTTATCGCCGAAAGCCAACAGCAGGCCCGCAGCGGGAAGCAGCGAGATTGGCAGCATTAATGCGCGACCAATCATCGACAGTTTTGACAGCGATTTAACAAACCCTGATATCAGACTCATGCTGATTTCCCCCGAGTGCGCTCTGTGAGCGCTGTTATAGTGAGTAGAACGTTTTAGTAGAACGTTCTACTTATCGTGAGGAAAGCCTGAAAATCGCGCAACTTAATTTTCACCTTTCAACAGATGAAATAGTGATTATTTGAAGTTGATCGATAATTAACCGTGATGGGAATGGGGATTTTTTATCCCCTCTCCCAGGGGGAGAGGGTTAGGGTGAGGGCATCAGACCGCTCAGGCCGTTACGGTAACGCTCTGACCTTCAAAGCTCACGGTCTGCCCGGCCACGATTTTGCAGCGCTTCCGGGTTTCTACTACGCCATCAACTTTCACTAAACCGTCGGCAATAACGATCTTCGCCTGGGCGCCGCTTTCGCTCCAGCCTTCGAGCTTGAGCAGATCGCACAGCTCAACGTGCGGGTGTTTACCTAATGAAAATGTTGCCATCTTACGCTTCCTCTACGTCGTGATACTCAACGCATGCCTGCAAAGTATTCTGAATCAGTGTTGCTACCGTCATCGGGCCTACGCCGCCCGGAACCGGAGTGATATAAGCGGCGCGGGCGGCGGCATCTTCATACACCACGTCGCCGACCACTTTGCCGCTCTCCAGACGGTTAATTCCCACGTCCACGACAATCGCGCCTTCTTTGATCCACTCGCCAGGGATAAAGCCCGGCTTACCGACCGCCACGATCAGCAGGTCGGCATTTTCGACGTGCTGGCGCAGGTTTTTGGTAAAGCGGTGGGTGACGGTGGTGGTGCAGCCTGCCAGCAGCAGCTCCATGCTCATCGGGCGACCGACGATATTGGAGGCGCCAATAACCACGGCGTTCAGGCCGTAGGTGTCAATGTTATAACGCTCGAGCAGGGTGACGATGCCGCGCGGCGTGCAGGGACGCAGGCGAGGCGCACGCTGGCACAAACGGCCAACGTTATACGGGTGGAAACCGTCCACGTCTTTGTCTGGCGCGATACGCTCCAGCACCTTCACGTTGTCGATGCCCGCAGGCAGCGGCAGTTGAACCAGAATGCCATCAATTTCTTTGTCGGCGTTCAGGGTATCAATCAGCTCAAGCAGTTCTGCTTCTGAGGTGGTTTCCGGCAGATCGTAAGAGCGAGAAAGGAAACCTACCTCTTCGCATGCTTTACGTTTGCTGCCGACATAAATTTGTGAAGCCGGGTTGCTGCCGACCAGCACAACGGCAAGCCCGGGGGCGCGTTTTCCAGCGGCCAGACGCGCTGCCACTTTTTCCGCAACCTCAGAGCGCACCTGCTGCGCAATCGTTTTACCGTCAATAATCTTTGCTGCCATCAGAGAGAAGATTCCGTCTGTAAGGAGTGAAAGGGGGGATGTGCATATTTTGTCAGAAGCGAGCGCTGCTGTCAGTCACACTTTGCGAGATTTCACCCCGCGACGGCCTCATACCCGCAATAACCCCTCTTTTGTAATGGGTAATTTCTTAGGCTTTTTTAGGATGCAACCCGGCTAACTGACAGTGTTTTGACATATTAAGCGATTAAATCCTGCGCTACTTTAGCCCTTGCGAAATAACCCATCAATCATGCCATTGATCGTATTTCTTAATTTCCTTTTGTCATCGGGAAAGGCTTTTTACATTTAAAGGAATAGATATGAACTTAAGTAAAATCGCGACTACTGTTGTTGCTACTCTGGCGCTGGTTTCAGGCGCCGCATATGCCGAAGATCCTGCACCAGCGGTTTCCGTTAATGGCGGTACCGTCCATTTTAAAGGGGAATTAGTCAATGCTGCCTGTGCAGTAAATACTGAATCCGCCGATCAGATTGTTAATCTGGGCCAGTATCGTACGGC contains the following coding sequences:
- a CDS encoding PTS transporter subunit EIIC, yielding MSLISGFVKSLSKLSMIGRALMLPISLLPAAGLLLAFGDKFHLPLMMNAGGVIFDNLPMLFAIGSAVGLASESGIAALSAAVAVFVTNITIGTVLGITPEMASQGGKYAMVVGIPTLQMGVFGGLLCGILAAWCYNRFHTMQLPEFLGFFSGKRFVAIATAFLSFVMGLLLPYVWQHIQAGIDALSVIVNGDNQAASTFIFGLVERALIPLGLHHIWYPSFWYSFGDYTTQAGQVIHGDQTIWFKMLEEGVKSFSSDTYQNAGKFMQGEFPLMLFALPAACLAMYHEAHTKNKKIAAGILFSAALTCFLTGITEPVEFTFIFVAPILYVFNAIMAGLAYMTMYLLHAHIAKSFSAGFIDYLSFGILPSFNGYQTNFLNAIIIGIPMALIYYFTFRFVIRRFDVKTPGRTEVTANANDKTDSEIATEIIGLLGGAQNIHSVGSCITRLRLEVANSDRVDKDGLNGLGARGVVFVGDAGIQVIFGARAQFIAQTMSTMIGK
- the folD gene encoding bifunctional methylenetetrahydrofolate dehydrogenase/methenyltetrahydrofolate cyclohydrolase FolD — translated: MAAKIIDGKTIAQQVRSEVAEKVAARLAAGKRAPGLAVVLVGSNPASQIYVGSKRKACEEVGFLSRSYDLPETTSEAELLELIDTLNADKEIDGILVQLPLPAGIDNVKVLERIAPDKDVDGFHPYNVGRLCQRAPRLRPCTPRGIVTLLERYNIDTYGLNAVVIGASNIVGRPMSMELLLAGCTTTVTHRFTKNLRQHVENADLLIVAVGKPGFIPGEWIKEGAIVVDVGINRLESGKVVGDVVYEDAAARAAYITPVPGGVGPMTVATLIQNTLQACVEYHDVEEA
- the ybcJ gene encoding ribosome-associated protein YbcJ; translation: MATFSLGKHPHVELCDLLKLEGWSESGAQAKIVIADGLVKVDGVVETRKRCKIVAGQTVSFEGQSVTVTA